GCGCAGCGGGCTGTCGGGGTCGATGTCCTTGGAGCAGACCACGCATTTGTCGGCGCCGGAAATCGCATTGAGACCGCCGCAGCTGCCCTTGATCTTCTTGCCCATCAGGATCACCCCCAGCGACATGCCCAGGGTGACGATCAGCAGCAGGATAAAGGCCAGAAGAAAGGTGCTCATGGTGGTCCCTCGCAGGATAGCTTGGCGGCGGCTTCAGTTTCCGGTCAGCGCCTCAAACGCGCTGCTGGCAGCTGTCATATAGGCATCCGCACCGGCTTGCACGTCCCGATCGATGAAAAACACGGCAAGTTTATGCGCCTCGGCAAGCTCCAGCCCGTTTTCGCGGCCCAGAACCAGCATCGCGGTGGCCCAGGCGTCCGCCAGCATTGCGTTTTGTGCTATCACCGTGACCGAAGCGGTGTGATGGCTCACCGGACGCCCTGCCACCGGATCCAGAATATGCGAATACCGCTTGCCCTCATGCTCGAAGTAGTTGCGGTAGTCGCCCGAGGTCGCCAGCCCCAGATTGCTGACCGGCACGATCAGCTGCACCCTCTGTGCTGCGGCATCCGGTTTTTCGATACCGATGCGCCAGGCCTCGCCTTTGGCATTTTCGCCCTTGGTCACCAGATCGCCGCCGATCTCCACCATGTAGCGATCTACCCCGGCCCCTTCCAGCGCCGCCGCCACTGCATCAACGCCATAGCCCTTGGCGATGGCCGACAGGTTGATGCCGGTCTCCGGTGCGGACTTCTTCAGCGTGCCTGCGGCTGCGTCCAGGGTCAGTAGCCGGGCCTGCCCGACCCCGTCCAGCGCCTTTTCAATGGCGTCATCGGACGGCACCGGGTCCTCGGGTTTACGCGGGCCGAACCCCCACAGCTCAATCAGCGGGCCCAATGTCACGTCAAACTTGCCGCCGGTCTTTTCATGCACATCATTCGCTGCAGTCAGCACATGGGCAAACTCCGGCGACACCCGCACCGGTGCGGTGCTGCGGGCGGTGGAAAAGGTG
Above is a window of Leisingera methylohalidivorans DSM 14336 DNA encoding:
- the nqrM gene encoding (Na+)-NQR maturation NqrM, which gives rise to MSTFLLAFILLLIVTLGMSLGVILMGKKIKGSCGGLNAISGADKCVVCSKDIDPDSPLRDKLQCKRARQMVEQMQQEQA
- a CDS encoding FAD:protein FMN transferase; the protein is MPKRFLLALILPAALLLQGCWFVSEPEEVRLSGQTMGTTYSVIAIGNDLDQAALSEAVEGTLASVNAKMSNWDPSSEVSTFSTARSTAPVRVSPEFAHVLTAANDVHEKTGGKFDVTLGPLIELWGFGPRKPEDPVPSDDAIEKALDGVGQARLLTLDAAAGTLKKSAPETGINLSAIAKGYGVDAVAAALEGAGVDRYMVEIGGDLVTKGENAKGEAWRIGIEKPDAAAQRVQLIVPVSNLGLATSGDYRNYFEHEGKRYSHILDPVAGRPVSHHTASVTVIAQNAMLADAWATAMLVLGRENGLELAEAHKLAVFFIDRDVQAGADAYMTAASSAFEALTGN